The following are encoded in a window of Halosolutus halophilus genomic DNA:
- a CDS encoding ATP-binding protein: MSDAALDVVEFLLTTSVYSDDRRLDENDLPPSYRRVYWTGGVDGDESESGGERHRPAGISRPLSVTNSTAREATDVDQPWAAVSELMFTERDEFSGTITLADKDLAEQWFVDRVDEERLLENPTLARHFAEHDEFDVDVDYEKARDRNRPIQADRVWIDGLLDQYFDEEEDEEMLDLVEVRAPEEVEMSLDDLVLTDDQENELDKISKAIEHRDYLKDIGLREIGKLLFVGPPGTGKTSTAQALAQDMDLPFVEVKLSMITSQYLGETAKNVDKTFEVAKRLSPCILFIDEFDFVAKTRSSDEHAALKRAVNTLLKSIDNISLIEDDVLLIGATNHPDQLDDAAWRRFDEIINFPKPDHGMRADILRVITRTMDIDEFDPELVAEATAGLTGSDLRMVLREAVLEALTEDRTQLTQDDLIEAVEEFEERDTLKNMDMMGGDHDALVAGGDLGKASDGGEPHDHGHSHDHDHDHDH, translated from the coding sequence GACGAGAACGACCTCCCGCCGTCGTACCGCCGAGTGTACTGGACCGGCGGCGTCGACGGCGACGAGAGCGAGAGCGGCGGTGAGCGCCACAGACCCGCCGGGATCAGTCGTCCGCTCTCGGTAACGAACAGCACCGCGCGCGAGGCGACCGACGTCGATCAGCCGTGGGCGGCCGTCTCCGAGCTAATGTTTACCGAGCGCGACGAGTTCTCGGGGACGATCACGCTCGCCGACAAGGACCTCGCAGAGCAGTGGTTCGTCGACCGCGTCGACGAGGAGCGGTTGCTCGAGAACCCGACGCTCGCGAGACACTTCGCCGAGCACGACGAGTTCGACGTCGACGTCGACTACGAGAAGGCGCGCGATCGGAACCGACCGATCCAGGCCGATCGGGTCTGGATCGACGGCCTGCTCGATCAGTACTTCGACGAGGAAGAGGACGAAGAGATGCTCGACCTCGTGGAAGTGCGCGCCCCCGAGGAGGTCGAGATGTCGCTGGACGACCTCGTATTGACCGACGATCAGGAGAACGAACTCGACAAGATCTCGAAGGCGATCGAACACCGCGACTACCTCAAGGACATCGGACTGCGCGAGATCGGCAAACTCCTGTTCGTCGGGCCGCCGGGGACGGGCAAGACCTCCACGGCGCAGGCGCTGGCCCAGGACATGGACCTGCCGTTCGTCGAGGTCAAACTCTCGATGATCACCTCGCAGTACCTGGGCGAGACGGCCAAGAACGTCGACAAGACCTTCGAGGTCGCAAAGCGGCTCTCGCCGTGCATTCTGTTCATCGACGAGTTCGACTTCGTCGCCAAGACCCGCAGCAGCGACGAACACGCCGCCCTCAAGCGCGCGGTCAACACCCTCCTGAAGAGCATCGACAACATCTCGCTCATCGAGGACGACGTCCTGCTCATCGGCGCGACCAACCACCCCGACCAGCTGGACGACGCGGCCTGGCGGCGATTCGACGAGATCATCAACTTCCCCAAGCCCGACCACGGCATGCGGGCCGACATCCTCCGGGTCATCACCCGGACCATGGACATCGACGAGTTCGACCCGGAACTCGTCGCCGAGGCGACCGCGGGGCTGACCGGAAGCGATCTCCGGATGGTCCTGCGCGAGGCCGTGCTCGAGGCCCTGACCGAGGACCGGACGCAGCTGACTCAGGACGACCTCATCGAGGCGGTCGAGGAGTTCGAGGAGCGCGACACCCTGAAGAACATGGACATGATGGGCGGCGATCACGACGCGCTGGTCGCCGGCGGCGATCTCGGGAAGGCGAGCGACGGCGGTGAGCCGCACGATCACGGCCACTCGCACGACCACGACCACGATCACGATCACTGA
- a CDS encoding glucodextranase DOMON-like domain-containing protein — MNRRTFITTLAAATAASTVGTTASADHDTDAAAIDLESGDGSHHPGPPRFLHADEAIVDPLGHETEPRDSLAPWNPDGNASYSWAVVESPDGADPELSGDDVVEFDPDEPGDYLLELAAPDGTHELTVRVYPDDSEDDPRPRVDLDAAVVGGQVLLNATASEPEREDVIGSDLEVEFYVDDRHRDRLDGLDGPITAADIDDRVRVYAVAVGTRHSVPDAIDLVPDGDSIAVEHPYDVPDWAEDAVVYEIFTRRFPDQDDPTFDTIADRVEHMADLGVDAVWMTPFVETDRGFGTPPEEGGPHGYHTVDYFATDPDLGTMADFEALVDECHAHDIEVIFDLVINHTADSHPFFEAATDPDHPDHEKYVDWYRWVDRDDLEAEFYFGWGGIPNLNYNNPEVRQFCLEVVDYWVEKVDGIRADVGWGVPQSFWQEMYDRIKRHDPEFLLLDETMPYDVEYAGGLFDVHYDNHLHAALGDAADGNPEAILDAVERRHEEGAPDHALFLQYAENHDTDRYLATHDSEAQRAAAAATFTLPGVPMIYYGQETGLRDWREAMNWGDFDEDVLDFYDRLVDLYHDHPALGPRGRLERIDYAADEGAIAYARYDPETDRRAVVFLNFEAGPQTITVGDYVHDENLLSDSPANMEYHDEDGFAEVTVGTAVILEADEPEGFVLPSDALVEWPSEEGTDHGPGTYTYPETDEIPEGEFDLASVTIEAGEGHYRIEYEFHNELTDPWNGPLGFSHPMMQVYLRDPNGEGGTTEAREGVNAQFEAEYHHRVVADGFVDEFQPRVEDAAGNHVSDVELRYDRNEDPRTITMTVPDDDLDYLPEGEGMALVFSMDGYGEGRIRQVGTDGGDWSFGGAESSTSPNVIDMVTPGDVDQSEALDYSEDEVATIPFAPIGDVVEADDPAEESAGDENEDEGSSPVPGFGVTAGAAGVAGGAAYAASKVLGDADESDAVDETE, encoded by the coding sequence GTGAACCGACGAACGTTCATCACGACGCTCGCCGCCGCGACGGCGGCTTCGACCGTCGGAACGACCGCGAGCGCCGATCACGATACTGACGCTGCGGCGATCGATCTCGAGAGTGGCGACGGCTCCCACCACCCGGGCCCGCCCCGGTTCCTGCACGCGGACGAGGCGATCGTCGACCCGCTCGGCCACGAGACGGAGCCGCGAGATAGCCTCGCACCCTGGAATCCCGACGGGAACGCGAGCTACTCGTGGGCGGTCGTCGAGTCGCCCGACGGCGCCGACCCGGAACTCTCCGGCGACGACGTCGTCGAGTTCGATCCCGACGAACCCGGCGACTACCTGCTCGAACTGGCTGCCCCCGACGGCACCCATGAACTCACGGTCCGGGTCTATCCGGACGATTCCGAGGACGATCCGCGGCCGCGCGTCGACCTCGACGCCGCGGTCGTCGGCGGACAGGTGCTGTTGAACGCCACGGCGAGCGAACCGGAACGGGAGGACGTCATCGGGAGCGACCTCGAGGTGGAGTTCTACGTCGACGATCGCCACCGCGATCGACTCGACGGGCTTGACGGTCCGATCACGGCCGCCGATATCGACGATCGCGTTCGCGTCTACGCGGTCGCTGTCGGCACCCGCCACTCCGTCCCCGACGCGATCGACCTCGTTCCCGACGGCGACTCGATCGCCGTCGAACACCCCTACGACGTGCCCGACTGGGCCGAAGACGCCGTCGTCTACGAGATATTCACCCGCCGGTTCCCCGATCAGGACGACCCCACGTTCGACACGATCGCCGATCGCGTCGAACACATGGCCGACCTCGGCGTCGACGCAGTCTGGATGACGCCCTTCGTCGAGACCGATCGGGGCTTCGGCACGCCGCCGGAGGAAGGCGGACCCCACGGCTACCACACGGTCGACTACTTCGCCACGGATCCCGACCTCGGAACGATGGCCGACTTCGAGGCGCTCGTCGACGAGTGCCACGCACACGACATCGAGGTGATCTTCGACCTCGTCATCAACCACACCGCCGACAGCCACCCGTTCTTCGAGGCGGCGACCGATCCCGACCACCCCGACCACGAGAAGTACGTCGACTGGTACCGCTGGGTCGACCGCGACGACCTCGAGGCGGAGTTCTACTTCGGCTGGGGCGGCATTCCGAACCTGAACTACAACAACCCCGAGGTGCGCCAGTTCTGTCTCGAGGTGGTCGACTACTGGGTCGAGAAGGTCGACGGCATCCGCGCCGACGTCGGCTGGGGGGTCCCGCAGAGCTTCTGGCAGGAGATGTACGATCGGATCAAGCGCCACGATCCGGAGTTCCTCTTGCTCGACGAGACGATGCCCTACGACGTGGAGTACGCCGGCGGACTGTTCGACGTCCACTACGACAATCACCTCCACGCGGCGCTCGGGGACGCGGCCGACGGCAACCCCGAGGCGATCCTCGACGCCGTCGAACGCCGCCACGAGGAGGGTGCGCCCGACCACGCGCTGTTCCTCCAGTACGCCGAGAACCACGACACCGATCGCTACCTCGCGACCCACGACAGCGAGGCCCAGCGCGCCGCCGCCGCGGCGACGTTCACGCTCCCGGGCGTTCCGATGATCTACTATGGCCAGGAGACCGGGCTGCGCGACTGGCGCGAGGCGATGAACTGGGGCGACTTCGACGAGGACGTGCTCGACTTCTACGATCGCCTCGTCGATCTCTACCACGACCATCCGGCCCTCGGCCCGCGCGGCCGCCTCGAACGGATCGACTACGCGGCCGACGAGGGCGCGATCGCGTACGCCCGGTACGACCCGGAAACCGACAGGCGCGCGGTCGTCTTCCTCAACTTCGAGGCCGGCCCGCAGACGATCACCGTCGGCGACTACGTCCACGACGAGAACCTGCTGAGCGACTCGCCGGCGAACATGGAGTACCACGACGAGGACGGGTTCGCAGAGGTGACCGTCGGGACGGCCGTGATCCTCGAGGCCGACGAACCCGAGGGGTTCGTCCTCCCGAGCGACGCGCTCGTCGAGTGGCCCTCCGAGGAGGGAACCGATCACGGCCCCGGAACCTACACCTACCCCGAGACCGACGAGATCCCCGAGGGCGAGTTCGACCTCGCGTCGGTGACGATCGAGGCGGGCGAGGGCCACTACCGCATCGAGTACGAGTTCCACAACGAACTCACCGATCCGTGGAACGGCCCCCTGGGCTTCTCGCATCCGATGATGCAGGTGTACCTCCGCGATCCGAACGGCGAGGGCGGGACGACCGAGGCGCGCGAGGGCGTCAACGCCCAGTTCGAGGCCGAGTACCACCATCGCGTCGTCGCCGACGGGTTCGTCGACGAGTTCCAGCCTCGCGTCGAGGACGCCGCCGGGAACCACGTCAGCGACGTCGAACTCCGCTACGATCGCAACGAGGACCCGCGGACGATCACCATGACCGTGCCCGACGACGACCTCGACTACCTCCCGGAGGGCGAAGGCATGGCGCTCGTGTTCAGCATGGACGGCTACGGCGAGGGCCGCATCCGTCAGGTCGGCACCGACGGCGGCGACTGGTCGTTCGGCGGTGCAGAATCGTCCACCTCGCCGAACGTCATCGACATGGTGACGCCCGGCGACGTCGACCAGTCCGAGGCGCTCGACTACTCCGAGGACGAGGTTGCGACCATTCCGTTCGCCCCGATCGGAGACGTCGTCGAGGCCGACGATCCGGCCGAAGAGAGCGCCGGGGACGAGAACGAGGACGAGGGATCGTCCCCCGTCCCCGGATTCGGAGTTACCGCCGGTGCGGCCGGCGTCGCGGGCGGGGCCGCCTACGCCGCGTCCAAGGTGCTCGGCGACGCCGACGAGAGCGACGCCGTCGACGAGACCGAGTAG
- a CDS encoding DUF2237 family protein, which produces MPTDRNVFGTELEPCSTEPTTGYLRDGCCRRVDGDRGRHEVCAVVTVEFLRFSRARGNDLVTPRPEFEFPGLDPGDRWCLCLARWREAEEAGCAPPVVLEATHEAVLRDVDPDTLREHEYDGSFDIVSGEDETELDREESVE; this is translated from the coding sequence ATGCCCACCGACCGGAACGTGTTCGGGACCGAACTCGAGCCCTGTAGCACCGAGCCGACGACCGGATACCTCCGGGACGGCTGCTGTCGCCGCGTCGACGGGGACCGGGGCCGGCACGAGGTCTGTGCCGTCGTGACCGTGGAGTTCCTCCGGTTCAGCCGGGCACGGGGAAACGACCTCGTCACGCCGCGTCCCGAGTTCGAGTTTCCGGGGCTCGACCCGGGCGATCGCTGGTGTCTCTGTCTGGCCCGCTGGCGCGAGGCCGAAGAGGCCGGCTGTGCGCCGCCGGTCGTCCTCGAGGCCACCCACGAGGCAGTGCTTCGTGACGTCGATCCGGACACGCTCCGGGAACACGAGTACGACGGGTCGTTCGACATCGTATCCGGGGAAGACGAGACCGAACTCGACCGGGAGGAGTCGGTGGAGTGA
- a CDS encoding MBL fold metallo-hydrolase → MRVTLLGTGDTTGTPTVGCDCDTCETARERGVERTRFSVHVENARTGESLLIDFSPDFRYQFLRDEVALPDAAVVTHIHFDHLDGLGNAFRVFDSLSVYAADETDPETGESVAETVRSDYHYLDPITVHPTTPFEPVRVCGFDVTLVPVDHPPLVCYGVVVEDPKTGAKLSITGDTSYDVPDRSREALAEPDLLLADGIVPADLCEYHPIGGRHEGPDGVPRTFGTKHMTREGALALAAELGADRTRLVHLAHYYPADEAFAEPLAIDGEQYVLD, encoded by the coding sequence ATGCGCGTGACGCTCCTCGGAACCGGCGACACGACCGGTACGCCCACCGTCGGCTGCGACTGCGACACCTGCGAGACCGCACGAGAGCGCGGCGTCGAACGAACCCGGTTCTCGGTCCACGTCGAGAACGCTCGGACCGGCGAGTCGCTACTGATCGACTTCAGCCCGGACTTTCGGTACCAGTTCCTGCGGGACGAGGTCGCCCTGCCCGACGCCGCCGTCGTCACCCACATCCACTTCGACCACCTCGACGGCCTCGGCAACGCCTTTCGCGTCTTCGACTCGCTGTCCGTCTACGCGGCCGACGAGACCGACCCCGAGACCGGCGAGAGCGTCGCGGAGACCGTTCGCTCGGACTACCACTACCTCGATCCGATCACCGTCCACCCGACGACGCCGTTCGAACCGGTTCGCGTCTGCGGATTCGACGTGACGCTCGTCCCCGTCGACCACCCGCCGCTGGTCTGTTACGGGGTCGTCGTCGAAGACCCCAAAACGGGTGCCAAACTGTCGATCACGGGCGACACGAGCTACGACGTCCCCGATCGGTCGCGCGAGGCGCTCGCCGAGCCGGATCTCCTGCTGGCCGACGGTATCGTCCCGGCCGACCTCTGTGAGTACCATCCGATCGGGGGCCGCCACGAGGGGCCCGACGGCGTCCCGCGAACGTTCGGGACGAAACACATGACCCGGGAGGGTGCGCTCGCGCTGGCCGCCGAACTCGGAGCCGATCGGACGCGACTGGTCCACCTCGCCCACTACTACCCCGCCGACGAGGCGTTCGCGGAGCCGCTGGCGATCGACGGCGAGCAGTACGTTCTCGACTGA
- a CDS encoding DUF5787 family protein: MSEFAFELALCAHLEGRREGIVARQLGGSVAEPGGRILDVVRVEPGPAFADRVALTAETIPDAAIESAVGPGRARYWKDAFDCHPERARRATERALEIGFFERERRRGRDYVRQVARYPDWYDRLVGIENKPDLGRPGDLEAQLRTDVSLALVDEVVLATESYVTRAHLNRIPEEVGVWRVHRDDRSVPTVEDDGPPTERDPVDEIEVVREPTPLPVDDPGIEPTGFHPGRTDVAVVSPAEKTRTRRRTAERAYGKGWRTYAFPACESCRPSTDAGATLPFCEWKGRVVDARSTCGPSCDGYEDAPAPSVDLVAERDRSTPWRADPDGNRRHQSGLDRFG, from the coding sequence GTGTCCGAGTTCGCGTTCGAACTCGCGCTGTGTGCCCACCTCGAGGGGCGACGCGAGGGGATCGTCGCCCGGCAACTCGGCGGGAGCGTCGCCGAACCCGGAGGTCGGATTCTCGACGTCGTCCGCGTCGAGCCCGGGCCCGCGTTCGCCGATCGGGTCGCGCTCACGGCCGAGACGATCCCCGACGCCGCCATCGAGTCCGCCGTCGGCCCTGGCCGGGCGCGCTACTGGAAGGACGCCTTCGACTGTCACCCGGAACGGGCCCGCCGAGCCACGGAGCGAGCCCTCGAGATCGGCTTCTTCGAACGCGAACGCCGGCGCGGTCGCGACTACGTGCGACAGGTCGCCCGCTACCCCGACTGGTACGATCGGCTCGTCGGAATCGAGAACAAACCGGATCTCGGCCGGCCCGGGGACCTCGAAGCACAACTCCGGACCGACGTCAGCCTCGCGCTGGTCGACGAGGTGGTGCTCGCGACCGAGAGCTACGTCACGCGCGCCCACTTGAACCGCATCCCCGAGGAAGTCGGCGTCTGGCGGGTCCACCGCGACGATCGCAGCGTGCCGACCGTCGAGGACGATGGCCCACCCACTGAACGCGACCCCGTCGACGAGATCGAGGTCGTCCGCGAGCCGACGCCGCTGCCCGTCGACGACCCGGGGATCGAGCCGACCGGGTTCCACCCCGGTCGAACGGACGTCGCCGTCGTCTCCCCCGCCGAGAAGACGCGAACGCGCCGACGGACCGCCGAGCGCGCCTACGGCAAAGGCTGGCGAACGTACGCGTTTCCGGCCTGCGAGTCCTGCCGTCCGTCGACCGACGCCGGTGCGACCCTGCCCTTCTGTGAGTGGAAGGGACGCGTCGTCGACGCCCGATCGACGTGTGGCCCCTCGTGTGACGGTTACGAAGACGCACCGGCGCCGTCCGTCGATCTCGTGGCCGAGCGCGACCGCAGTACGCCGTGGCGGGCGGATCCGGACGGCAACCGACGCCACCAGTCCGGACTCGATCGCTTCGGGTGA
- a CDS encoding winged helix-turn-helix domain-containing protein, giving the protein MSRSDVASEGESPLECTDCLDPADAFALVGNETRLSILEALWAADAERVSFSDLRREVGMRDSAQFNYHLQKLTGHFVTQTDDGYAFKHAGEKVVRSVIAGSFTEDPSIEPFPVEGSCYACDGPLEASYVDEQFTIRCQECGRRHGEYAFPPGGLNDRTREEIADAFDQRVRHLHCLAADGVCPECNGRMETRVVEDGSCCLGVGLRVDHECAQCEHTLCSAVGLRLLDQSDVVSFHRERGVSLDERPYWTLPWCVSDEYTRVSDRDPLRLEVRIPLAGDELRVTMDEDLTVLETRIDDV; this is encoded by the coding sequence ATGAGTCGATCGGACGTCGCGAGTGAGGGCGAGAGCCCGCTCGAGTGTACGGACTGTCTCGATCCCGCCGACGCGTTCGCGCTCGTCGGCAACGAGACGCGGTTATCGATCCTCGAGGCGCTGTGGGCGGCCGACGCGGAGCGCGTCTCGTTCTCGGACCTGCGCCGCGAGGTGGGGATGCGCGATTCGGCACAGTTCAACTACCACCTCCAGAAGCTGACTGGTCACTTCGTCACGCAGACGGACGACGGATACGCGTTCAAACACGCCGGCGAGAAGGTCGTCCGCTCGGTGATCGCGGGCTCGTTCACCGAGGACCCCTCGATCGAACCCTTTCCGGTCGAGGGGAGCTGTTACGCCTGCGACGGGCCTCTCGAGGCCAGTTACGTTGACGAACAGTTCACGATCCGGTGCCAGGAATGTGGCCGACGGCACGGCGAGTACGCGTTCCCGCCCGGCGGTCTGAACGATCGGACGCGCGAGGAGATCGCGGACGCCTTCGACCAGCGGGTTCGGCACCTGCACTGTCTGGCGGCCGACGGCGTCTGTCCGGAGTGCAACGGCCGGATGGAGACGCGGGTCGTCGAGGACGGCTCGTGTTGTCTCGGCGTCGGCCTTCGCGTCGACCACGAGTGCGCGCAGTGCGAGCACACGCTCTGTTCGGCCGTCGGCCTCCGCCTGCTCGATCAGTCCGACGTCGTCAGTTTCCACCGTGAACGCGGGGTTTCCCTCGACGAGCGTCCCTACTGGACGCTCCCGTGGTGCGTCTCGGACGAGTACACGCGCGTATCCGATCGCGACCCGCTCCGTCTCGAGGTGCGAATCCCGCTCGCGGGCGACGAACTGCGGGTGACGATGGACGAGGACCTCACCGTTCTCGAGACGCGGATCGACGACGTCTGA
- a CDS encoding phosphate uptake regulator PhoU, which yields METRKVQVTGGSTYTVSLPKTWATANDISSGSTVEIYAQDDTLIVTPQRETSHQEGTLDVAALDGEQLTRAVLTMYVSGFDVIRLEANRITTDQRRAIRSAIQGLIGVEIVDEGTDSVVVQDLLDSSELSIVNAVTRMRLIATAMLEDAVTALVENDDDVARDVIERDDDVDRLFLVVSRIFRATLRSPRAAEGLGVSREDCFDFHSSARQLERVADHAVKISQLALKHESIPEEVAEALLDLHADAAEILEQSMDALFAEDGDEATDLGHEALESVLTIDEHTRRIDDMLRDLDPIKAQSLGLILDSLSRSADYGGNVAETALQKAAPRPGHR from the coding sequence ATGGAGACGCGCAAGGTCCAGGTGACCGGCGGATCGACGTACACCGTCTCGCTCCCGAAGACGTGGGCCACGGCTAACGACATTTCCAGCGGATCGACCGTCGAGATATACGCGCAAGACGACACGCTGATCGTCACGCCACAGCGCGAAACCAGCCACCAGGAGGGGACGCTCGACGTGGCGGCGCTCGACGGCGAGCAGTTGACCCGCGCCGTGCTGACGATGTACGTCAGCGGCTTCGACGTCATCCGACTCGAGGCGAACCGGATCACTACCGACCAGCGGCGGGCGATTCGAAGCGCCATCCAGGGGCTCATCGGCGTCGAGATCGTCGACGAAGGAACCGACTCCGTCGTCGTCCAGGACCTGCTCGACTCCTCGGAGCTGTCGATCGTCAACGCGGTCACCCGAATGCGGCTGATCGCGACCGCCATGCTCGAGGACGCGGTGACGGCGCTCGTCGAGAACGACGACGACGTGGCCCGCGACGTGATCGAGCGCGACGACGATGTCGATCGACTCTTCCTCGTCGTTTCGCGGATCTTCCGTGCGACCCTGCGATCGCCGCGGGCCGCCGAAGGGCTCGGCGTCTCTCGCGAGGACTGTTTCGACTTCCACTCGAGCGCGCGACAGCTCGAACGGGTCGCCGATCACGCCGTCAAGATCAGCCAGCTCGCGCTGAAACACGAGTCGATTCCCGAAGAGGTGGCGGAGGCGCTGCTCGATCTCCACGCGGATGCCGCCGAGATTCTCGAGCAGTCGATGGACGCCCTGTTCGCCGAGGATGGTGACGAGGCGACCGACCTCGGCCACGAGGCCCTCGAATCCGTGCTGACGATCGACGAACATACCCGCCGAATCGACGACATGCTTCGCGACCTCGACCCCATCAAGGCCCAGTCGCTCGGGCTGATCCTCGACTCGCTGTCCCGGAGCGCCGACTACGGCGGCAACGTCGCCGAAACCGCGTTGCAGAAGGCGGCTCCGCGACCGGGGCACCGCTGA
- a CDS encoding PstS family phosphate ABC transporter substrate-binding protein, producing MTDNQSGRSVGTVSRRKFLASSGAIGAIAVAGCSETDAENGSGELSGEVVVKGSSTVFPISDEMAQRFMNQYPNVNVTVDPTGSGGGFENHFCPGDADVNGASRPIKPEEEDHCAENDVTPIEMHIAGDALTMAVSPDNDWVDCMSFDELAQIWGEDAAETWADVNSEWPDEEIERYGPDTTSGTYDWFSENVNGGGHTTEYEGTEDDNTIIQGLENSQYGIGYFGYAYYSENEDRVKAIDIKKSEGDDCGSPSLQAASEGTYPMSRPLFIYPSEEALQREEVYEFINYYLENSNADWIADEVGYVPSNQDMVDENTSKLEDAAGE from the coding sequence ATGACGGACAATCAGTCCGGGCGGTCGGTGGGTACAGTCTCTCGACGGAAGTTCCTCGCGTCGAGCGGGGCGATAGGGGCGATCGCAGTCGCGGGTTGCTCCGAGACCGATGCGGAAAACGGCAGCGGCGAACTCTCGGGCGAAGTCGTCGTCAAAGGCTCGAGTACCGTCTTCCCGATTTCCGACGAGATGGCACAGCGATTCATGAACCAGTACCCGAACGTCAACGTCACGGTCGACCCGACCGGCAGCGGTGGCGGGTTCGAGAACCACTTCTGTCCCGGCGACGCCGACGTCAACGGGGCATCGCGGCCGATCAAGCCCGAGGAGGAAGACCACTGCGCCGAAAACGACGTCACGCCGATCGAAATGCACATCGCCGGCGACGCGCTCACGATGGCGGTCAGCCCCGACAACGACTGGGTCGACTGCATGTCCTTCGACGAACTGGCCCAGATCTGGGGCGAGGACGCCGCCGAGACGTGGGCCGACGTCAACTCCGAATGGCCCGACGAGGAGATCGAACGCTACGGACCCGACACCACCTCTGGAACCTACGACTGGTTCAGCGAGAACGTCAACGGCGGGGGTCACACCACCGAGTACGAAGGAACCGAGGACGACAACACCATCATTCAGGGCCTCGAGAACAGCCAGTACGGGATCGGCTACTTCGGCTACGCCTACTACTCCGAGAACGAGGACCGCGTCAAAGCAATCGACATCAAAAAGAGCGAGGGCGACGACTGCGGATCGCCGAGCCTGCAGGCGGCCAGCGAGGGGACGTACCCGATGTCTCGACCGCTGTTCATCTATCCCTCCGAGGAGGCCCTCCAGCGCGAGGAGGTCTACGAGTTCATCAACTACTACCTCGAGAACTCGAATGCCGACTGGATCGCAGACGAGGTCGGGTACGTGCCCTCGAATCAGGACATGGTCGACGAGAACACGAGTAAACTCGAAGACGCGGCCGGCGAGTAA
- the pstC gene encoding phosphate ABC transporter permease subunit PstC — protein MSNTPIDADLTRSAHGRIAKERLYHGLLFACAALTVLVTVSIIATLAIDAVDFFQRVAPVAFFTGTEWVLRSENPILGILPLVSATLVVTIVSALVAIPIGTAAAVYLSEYASDRMRSVLKPALEILAGIPTVVYGFFALVYLTPWLQQIGLDLSLFNLLSASIMVGIMIIPMVSSISEDAMSAVPDSLRQAGYGLGATKFEVSTKIVLPASISGIFSSYILALSRAIGETMIVVVAGGSRARMFDPSNPLANLFNSGQTMTAAMVQAVTTDLSGGTAGYYSMFAIGLTLFAITFTMNLLSNRIAARYREEYQ, from the coding sequence ATGAGTAATACACCAATCGACGCCGATCTCACCCGATCGGCACACGGACGGATTGCAAAGGAACGGTTGTATCACGGCCTGTTGTTCGCCTGTGCAGCGCTAACTGTTCTCGTGACGGTCAGCATCATCGCGACCCTGGCGATCGACGCGGTGGATTTCTTCCAACGCGTCGCGCCGGTCGCGTTCTTCACCGGCACGGAGTGGGTCCTGCGGAGCGAGAACCCGATTCTCGGGATCCTGCCGCTCGTAAGCGCCACGCTCGTGGTAACGATCGTCTCGGCGCTCGTCGCGATTCCGATCGGTACGGCGGCCGCGGTCTACCTGAGCGAGTACGCCAGCGATCGGATGCGATCGGTACTGAAACCGGCGCTCGAGATCCTCGCGGGGATTCCGACCGTCGTCTACGGCTTCTTCGCGCTCGTGTATCTGACGCCGTGGCTCCAGCAGATCGGACTCGATTTGAGCCTGTTCAACCTGCTTTCCGCGTCGATCATGGTCGGGATCATGATCATCCCCATGGTCTCCTCGATCAGCGAGGACGCGATGAGCGCGGTCCCGGACTCGCTCCGACAGGCAGGGTACGGCCTCGGCGCGACGAAGTTCGAGGTGTCGACGAAGATCGTCCTTCCCGCGTCCATATCGGGCATCTTCTCGTCGTACATTCTGGCGCTCTCGCGGGCGATCGGCGAGACCATGATCGTCGTCGTGGCCGGCGGCAGTCGAGCGCGCATGTTCGATCCCTCGAATCCCCTCGCGAACCTCTTCAACTCCGGCCAGACGATGACCGCCGCCATGGTGCAGGCGGTCACCACGGACCTATCCGGCGGCACCGCCGGCTACTACTCGATGTTCGCGATCGGATTGACGCTGTTCGCGATCACCTTCACGATGAACCTGCTCAGCAACCGCATCGCCGCACGCTACCGGGAGGAGTACCAATGA